A genomic segment from Pelobates fuscus isolate aPelFus1 chromosome 7, aPelFus1.pri, whole genome shotgun sequence encodes:
- the LOC134568468 gene encoding oocyte zinc finger protein XlCOF6-like gives MKKSFNKEINDSNSPNSSNLSESCMSTMEIVNKNPKPFWQSEIVIHQRTHTGEKLFSCSECEKCFRCNSALVAHQRTHTGEKPFSCSECEKCFRCNSALVRHQRTHTGEKPFSCSECGKCFNCNSNLTKHQKTHTGEKPFSCSECGKCCINSSDLAKHQRTHTGEKPFSCSECGKCFSHASALVAHQRTHTGEKPFSCSECEKCFSLNSTLVAHQRTHTGEKPFSCSECGKRFNHASALVAHQRTHTGEKPFSCSECGKNFLRQSELVKHQRTHSGEKSFSCAECGKCFNRHEHLVLHQRTHTGEKPYSCSECGKCFSDSSALVKHRRTHTGEKPFSCSKCGKYFSARSNLVSHQRTHTGEKPFSCSECGKCFSARSSLVSHQRTHTGEKPFSCSECEKCFNCSSALVAHQRTHTGEKMFSCSECGKCFSCSSALVAHQRTHTGKKMFSCSECGKCFSCSSALVAHKRTHTGEKPFSCSECEKCFSCSSVLVAHQRTHTGEKPFSCSECGKCFSHSSAVAKHRRTHTGEKPFSCSECGKCFSLNSSLVTHQRTHTGEKPFSCSECGKCFSCSSALVAHQRTHTGEKMFSCSECGKCFSCSSALVTHQRTHTGEKMFSCSECGKCFSFSSALVTHQRTHTGEKPFSCSECGKCFSTHSNLVSHQRTHTGEKPFSCSECGKCFNHSSAVAKHRRTHTEEKPFSCSECGKCFSVNSSLVTHQRTHTGEKPFSCSECGKCFNRHANLVSHQRTHTGEKPYSCSECEKCFSESSSLVKHQRTHTGEKPFSCSKCGKCFGRHSHLVSHQRTHTGEKPFSCSKCGKCFSGHSNLKTHQKIHAGENPFSCTEWKNSFVSKPDFVKHQITHTVEFL, from the coding sequence ATGAAGAAATCTTTTAATAAAGAGATCAATGATTCTAACTCTCCAAACTCAAGCAATCTCTCAGAATCCTGTATGTCTACAATGGAGATCGTAAacaaaaacccaaaacctttttggCAGTCAGAAATTGtaatacatcagagaactcacacgggAGAAAAactgttctcatgttctgaatgtgagaaATGTTTTAGGTGTAACTCAGCTCTAGTtgcacatcagagaactcacacaggagagaaacctttttcatgttctgaatgtgagaaATGTTTTAGGTGTAACTCAGCTCTAGttagacatcagagaactcacacaggagagaaacctttttcatgttctgaatgtgggaaatgttttaattGTAACTCAAATCTAACTAAACATCagaaaactcacacaggagagaagcctttctcatgttctgagtgTGGAAAATGTTGTATCAATTCCTCAGATCTAGCtaaacatcagagaactcacacaggagaaaaacctttttcatgttctgaatgtggaaaatgttttagccaTGCCTCAGCTCTAGTtgcacatcagagaactcacacaggagagaaacctttctcatgttctgaatgtgagaaATGTTTTAGTCTTAACTCAACTCTAGTtgcacatcagagaactcacacaggagaaaaacctttttcatgttctgaatgtggaaaacgtTTTAACCATGCCTCAGCTCTAGTtgcacatcagagaactcacacaggagagaaacctttctcatgttctgaatgtggaaaaaatTTTCTCCGGCAGTCAGAACTTGTaaaacatcagagaactcactcAGGAGAGAAATCTTTCTCATgtgctgaatgtgggaaatgttttaacagACATGAACACCTTGTTTTAcaccagagaactcacacaggagagaaaccttattcttgttctgaatgtgggaaatgttttagcgaTAGCTCAGCTCTAGTTAAACAtcggagaactcacacaggagaaaaacctttctcatgttctaaaTGTGGGAAATATTTTAGTGCACGCTCAAATCTTGTttcacatcagagaactcacacaggagagaaacctttctcatgttcggaatgtgggaaatgttttagcgcGCGCTCAAGTCTTGTttcacatcagagaactcacaccggAGAGAAACctttttcatgttctgaatgtgagaaATGTTTTAACTGTAGCTCAGCTCTAGTtgcacatcagagaactcacacaggagagaaaatgttctcatgttctgaatgtggaaaatgttttagctgTAGCTCAGCTCTAGTtgcacatcagagaactcacacagggaaGAAaatgttctcatgttctgaatgtggaaaatgttttagctgTAGCTCAGCTCTAGTTGCACataagagaactcacacaggagagaaacctttttcatgttctgaatgtgagaaATGTTTTAGCTGTAGCTCAGTTCTAGTtgcacatcagagaactcacacaggagagaaacctttctcatgttctgaatgtggaaaatgttttagccaTTCATCAGCTGTAGCTAAGCAtcggagaactcacacaggagagaaacctttctcatgttctgaatgtgggaaatgttttagcctTAACTCATCTCTAGTTACAcaccagagaactcacacaggagaaaaacctttctcatgttctgaatgtgggaaatgttttagttgTAGCTCAGCTCTAGTtgcacatcagagaactcacacaggagagaaaatgttctcatgttctgaatgtggaaaatgttttagctgTAGCTCAGCTCTAGttacacatcagagaactcacacaggagagaaaatgttctcatgttctgaatgtggaaaatgttttagcttTAGCTCAGCTCTAGttacacatcagagaactcacacaggagagaaacctttctcatgttctgaatgtgggaaatgttttagcacGCACTCAAATCTTGTttcacatcagagaactcacacaggagagaaacctttctcatgttctgaatgtggaaaatgttttaaccaTTCATCAGCTGTAGCTAAGCATCGGAGAACTCACACagaagagaaacctttctcatgttctgaatgtgggaaatgttttagcgtTAACTCATCTTTAGTTACAcaccagagaactcacacaggagaaaaacctttctcatgttctgaatgtgggaaatgttttaacagGCATGCAAACCTTGTTTCAcaccagagaactcacacaggagagaaaccttattCTTGTTCTGAATGTGAGAAATGTTTTAGCGAGAGCTCATCTCTAGTtaaacatcagagaactcacacaggagagaaacctttctcatgttctaaatgtgggaaatgttttgggcGGCATTCacatcttgtcagtcatcagagaactcacacaggagagaaacctttctcatgttctaaatgtgggaaatgttttagtgGGCACTCAAATCTTAAAACACATCAGAAAATCCACGCTGGTGAGAATCCTTTCTCATGTACAGAATGGAAAAATAGTTTTGTCAGTAAACCAGATTTTGTTAAACATCAGATAACTCACACGGTAGAGTTTTTATAA